One segment of Pontibacter akesuensis DNA contains the following:
- a CDS encoding thioredoxin family protein produces the protein MKKAKLPFVYMACLMLVSLLLAAVPASDNGYKVGDTARDFKLKNVDGKMLSMADYKDAKGFIVTFTCNSCPYAIAYEDRLIALHKKYAPKGYPVIAINPNDAKVSPKDSYEKMQVRAKEKNFPFPYVYDATQEITRAYGATRTPHLYVVQKQPDGSMKVAYIGTIDDNYKDAAKVEKKYAEEALNELVSGKAVSQPNTKAVGCTIKWKAA, from the coding sequence ATGAAAAAAGCAAAATTGCCTTTCGTGTACATGGCTTGCCTTATGTTGGTGAGCCTGCTGCTGGCTGCTGTACCTGCCTCCGATAACGGCTACAAAGTAGGCGACACGGCCCGCGACTTTAAACTGAAGAACGTGGACGGAAAGATGCTGTCGATGGCTGACTACAAGGATGCCAAAGGCTTTATCGTAACGTTTACTTGCAACTCCTGCCCGTACGCCATCGCCTACGAAGACCGCCTGATTGCCCTGCACAAGAAGTATGCGCCGAAAGGCTACCCGGTTATCGCCATTAACCCGAACGATGCGAAGGTATCGCCGAAGGACTCTTATGAGAAGATGCAGGTACGCGCCAAGGAGAAGAATTTCCCGTTCCCATACGTGTATGACGCTACTCAGGAGATTACCAGAGCCTACGGTGCTACCCGCACGCCGCACCTGTACGTGGTGCAGAAGCAGCCAGACGGCAGCATGAAAGTAGCCTACATCGGCACCATCGACGACAATTACAAAGATGCCGCGAAGGTGGAGAAAAAGTATGCCGAAGAAGCCCTGAACGAACTTGTTTCCGGTAAAGCCGTGAGCCAGCCCAACACCAAGGCCGTCGGCTGCACCATCAAGTGGAAAGCCGCTTAA
- a CDS encoding TonB-dependent receptor yields the protein MFKKYILICLCFLFTQLAWAQHRSSAIQGRVLQESGGPLAAASIVVENTNFSTVTDDNGYFKIIHLPEGAYQVRAMMLGFNSMAEAVTLGKGETKTIRFNLPAKANQVTQIEVFGERDKQPEKLDAITRLPLKPSEQIQSISVISERLIEQQGALTVIEGVRNVPGVYTYATFGGVRESISSRGFRGIPTLKNGVRVMTDFRGGGFSTDMQGVESVQVLKGASAITMGASTDLGGPGGIVNIVTKTPNFENSGTVSLRAGSWGLIRPTFDVQRVVDADGKLAVRLNGAYENGGKFRDHMDNESFYINPSVEWRPNAKSTLTLEMDYFREEQAIDAGTVNLSVGNEENLIYDLPSERFLGFESDKTDIKHATYAARYKYDLTNNLYLRAAFFNSNYNSDGIRTGLSALKKDAAKDINVDQVNWYRRSIAHNNTREDNSTVLQFDLVGRELETGNIKHTFQVGADYRYIDLFQPTYNSIAIDQINVLDPSTVTNVLPETVPAFERTGGTQAYDYRFGVTLQDVIQLTNWARVYGGVRYSTNKSKDEGEESATSEFWNPLAGVMFTVKDGLNIFGSYTNSTNPRSAAVVDVNGNPLGAERINQFEAGIKSEWLNDRLRFNLTFYQINNKDMNLKAFMVDENGTVLETGYYIKGGNDERKGIEVELTGRVLENLEVVAGYAYIDAQYKEHTTFVPGSAPNNTPKHTFNAYANYTVQSGILERLNFGAGAYYLGERPYNDWTVAGVEYHAIEPNTAPWYNKAYTIVNAQIGYEFEKHWGVRALFNNVLNEVGYDAYRSNYIDRIQPRNFSGVVTYRF from the coding sequence ATGTTTAAGAAATATATACTTATCTGCCTGTGCTTCCTTTTTACGCAACTGGCATGGGCCCAGCACAGAAGTTCGGCCATTCAAGGGCGGGTACTGCAGGAGAGCGGGGGGCCACTCGCTGCTGCCAGCATTGTAGTAGAAAACACCAACTTCAGCACCGTAACCGATGATAACGGTTACTTTAAGATCATCCACCTGCCGGAAGGGGCTTACCAGGTGCGGGCCATGATGCTGGGCTTCAACAGCATGGCAGAAGCGGTGACATTAGGCAAAGGGGAGACAAAAACCATCCGCTTTAACTTGCCGGCCAAAGCCAACCAGGTAACCCAGATCGAGGTGTTCGGGGAGCGCGACAAGCAGCCGGAGAAACTCGATGCCATCACCCGCCTGCCACTAAAGCCGAGCGAGCAAATCCAGAGTATTTCGGTTATCTCGGAAAGGCTGATTGAGCAGCAGGGCGCCCTGACAGTTATCGAGGGCGTGCGTAATGTGCCGGGCGTTTATACTTATGCTACGTTTGGCGGTGTGCGGGAGAGCATTTCCTCACGTGGTTTCCGCGGTATCCCTACTCTCAAAAACGGGGTGCGTGTGATGACGGATTTCCGTGGTGGCGGCTTCTCTACCGACATGCAGGGCGTGGAGAGTGTCCAGGTGCTGAAGGGCGCCAGCGCTATTACCATGGGTGCCAGTACTGATCTGGGCGGGCCGGGCGGCATTGTGAACATCGTTACCAAAACGCCTAACTTCGAGAACTCTGGTACCGTATCGCTGCGCGCCGGTAGCTGGGGCCTGATTCGACCTACGTTTGATGTGCAGCGCGTGGTGGATGCAGACGGGAAGCTTGCGGTGCGCCTGAACGGTGCCTACGAAAACGGCGGCAAGTTCCGCGACCATATGGACAACGAGTCGTTCTACATCAACCCTTCAGTGGAGTGGCGACCAAACGCCAAAAGCACCCTGACGCTAGAGATGGATTACTTCAGGGAAGAGCAGGCAATTGACGCGGGAACGGTTAATCTCTCAGTAGGCAATGAGGAGAACCTGATCTATGACCTGCCTTCGGAAAGATTCCTTGGTTTTGAATCCGACAAGACCGATATCAAGCATGCCACCTACGCCGCCCGCTACAAGTATGACCTGACAAACAATTTATACTTGCGCGCCGCCTTCTTTAACTCCAACTACAACTCCGACGGCATTCGAACAGGCTTGTCGGCTTTGAAGAAAGATGCGGCCAAAGATATAAACGTAGACCAGGTGAACTGGTACCGGCGCTCCATCGCCCACAACAACACCCGCGAAGACAACAGCACTGTGTTGCAGTTCGACCTGGTGGGCCGCGAGTTGGAGACAGGCAACATCAAGCATACGTTTCAGGTGGGAGCCGATTACCGCTACATCGATTTGTTCCAGCCTACTTACAACTCTATCGCAATTGACCAGATCAACGTGCTCGATCCATCCACGGTAACGAATGTACTGCCGGAGACTGTTCCTGCTTTTGAGCGCACTGGCGGCACACAGGCCTACGACTACCGCTTTGGGGTAACGCTGCAGGATGTGATTCAGCTGACGAACTGGGCGAGAGTGTATGGCGGCGTGCGCTACAGCACGAACAAGTCTAAAGACGAAGGCGAGGAGAGCGCCACCTCCGAGTTTTGGAACCCACTGGCGGGCGTGATGTTTACGGTAAAAGACGGCCTGAACATCTTCGGCTCCTACACCAACAGCACCAACCCGCGCTCTGCCGCCGTGGTGGACGTAAACGGCAACCCGCTGGGAGCTGAGCGCATCAATCAGTTTGAGGCCGGCATTAAGTCAGAGTGGCTGAACGATCGCCTGCGCTTCAACCTTACCTTCTACCAGATCAACAACAAGGACATGAACCTGAAAGCCTTTATGGTGGATGAGAACGGTACCGTGCTGGAGACAGGTTACTACATAAAGGGCGGTAACGACGAGCGCAAAGGCATTGAGGTGGAGCTGACAGGCCGCGTGCTGGAGAACCTGGAGGTAGTGGCGGGCTATGCCTACATCGACGCACAGTATAAAGAGCATACTACTTTTGTACCGGGCTCTGCGCCTAACAACACACCGAAGCACACCTTTAACGCCTACGCCAACTACACTGTGCAGAGCGGCATTCTGGAGCGGTTAAACTTCGGAGCAGGCGCTTACTACCTGGGCGAGCGCCCTTACAACGACTGGACGGTGGCAGGCGTGGAATACCATGCCATAGAGCCTAACACCGCCCCGTGGTACAACAAGGCCTATACAATCGTGAATGCGCAGATCGGCTACGAATTTGAGAAGCACTGGGGCGTGCGGGCCCTGTTCAACAACGTGCTGAACGAGGTGGGATACGATGCCTACCGCTCCAACTACATCGACCGGATCCAGCCGAGAAATTTTTCAGGGGTAGTTACTTACAGATTTTAA
- a CDS encoding YceI family protein, with amino-acid sequence MAKPPCTLLLQLALLLFTLGACDTSIHTDEAIVGDAIEEKAQPEPSVVFEIDTAKSELTWIGAKMTGRHNGVFDLQRGELYMTDDLLTGGHFVIDMTTTRSTDKTIDAESNKKLTEHLRSPDFFDTERHQTAEFVLTGISPYDSLSEKASQTKATAYSEQRVKNPTHRLSGNLTIKGQTKSVSFPARLTMEDSLVRAKANFNIDRTKWGLVYRYDTSLGEKTIRPEVNIGLDIVAKPKKR; translated from the coding sequence ATGGCCAAGCCCCCCTGTACGCTGCTCCTGCAGTTGGCGCTGCTGCTTTTTACCCTCGGCGCCTGTGATACCAGTATCCATACCGATGAAGCCATTGTGGGCGATGCCATCGAGGAAAAGGCACAGCCGGAGCCTTCTGTGGTGTTTGAGATAGATACAGCCAAAAGTGAGCTTACCTGGATCGGGGCCAAGATGACGGGCCGCCACAACGGCGTTTTCGACCTGCAGCGCGGGGAACTGTACATGACCGACGACCTGCTAACGGGCGGGCACTTTGTGATAGACATGACCACCACCCGCTCCACGGACAAAACCATTGACGCGGAGAGCAACAAAAAACTGACCGAGCACCTGCGTTCCCCCGATTTCTTTGACACCGAGCGCCACCAAACCGCGGAGTTTGTGCTTACGGGCATTTCGCCCTACGACAGCCTAAGCGAAAAGGCCAGCCAAACCAAGGCCACCGCTTACAGCGAGCAGCGCGTTAAAAACCCCACTCACCGCCTCTCCGGCAACCTGACCATCAAGGGGCAAACCAAAAGCGTGTCGTTTCCGGCACGTCTCACCATGGAAGACAGCCTGGTGCGCGCAAAGGCAAACTTCAATATAGACCGTACCAAATGGGGGCTCGTGTACCGCTACGACACCTCGTTGGGAGAGAAGACGATCCGGCCTGAAGTGAACATTGGTTTGGACATTGTAGCAAAGCCGAAAAAGCGTTAG
- a CDS encoding TlpA disulfide reductase family protein: MIAQKMKVWMAALGLLLLTTATAAAQEVEVIKFKDLLELRKQPSDTLYVVNFWATWCKPCIKELPYFEAANQKYKDQPVKVVLVSLDAVEDLDKRVNTFVQRRGLKSEVLLLDEVDGNTWIDKLEPKWSGAIPATMVFNNKQGTYEFREAEMTQEELNALIEKYR; this comes from the coding sequence ATGATCGCACAGAAAATGAAAGTATGGATGGCTGCGTTGGGCCTTTTGTTGCTCACCACAGCCACTGCCGCTGCACAGGAAGTGGAGGTTATCAAGTTTAAAGACCTGCTGGAACTCCGCAAGCAGCCCAGCGACACCCTGTATGTAGTGAACTTCTGGGCCACCTGGTGCAAACCCTGCATTAAGGAGTTGCCATACTTCGAGGCTGCTAACCAGAAGTATAAAGACCAGCCTGTGAAGGTGGTGTTGGTTAGCCTGGATGCCGTGGAGGACCTGGACAAGCGCGTGAACACCTTTGTGCAGCGCCGCGGGCTTAAATCGGAAGTGCTGCTGCTGGATGAGGTGGACGGAAACACCTGGATAGACAAGTTGGAGCCGAAATGGTCGGGAGCCATACCGGCTACCATGGTGTTCAACAACAAGCAGGGCACTTACGAATTCCGCGAAGCTGAAATGACGCAGGAGGAGCTGAATGCGCTGATCGAAAAGTATAGATAA
- a CDS encoding type 1 glutamine amidotransferase domain-containing protein, translating into MANKLEGKKIAVLVEEGFEQVELTKPMQALKDAGAEAHIISPNENSEIKAWNHTEWGDKFKVDKKLSEVNANDYNGLLLPGGVMNPDNLRTNKEAVSFVNSFMESGKPVAAICHAPWTLIETGKVKGRKMTSYHTLKTDLVNAGANWVDEEVVVDQGLVTSRNPDDIPAFNKKMIEEFAEGKHNR; encoded by the coding sequence ATGGCGAATAAATTAGAGGGAAAGAAAATAGCAGTACTGGTAGAAGAGGGATTTGAGCAGGTGGAGCTTACCAAGCCCATGCAAGCGTTGAAAGACGCGGGTGCCGAGGCTCACATCATCTCCCCGAACGAAAACAGCGAAATCAAAGCCTGGAACCATACCGAATGGGGCGACAAATTTAAGGTAGACAAGAAGCTAAGCGAGGTAAACGCCAACGACTACAACGGCCTGCTGCTGCCCGGCGGCGTGATGAACCCCGACAACCTGCGCACCAACAAAGAGGCCGTGAGCTTTGTGAACAGCTTTATGGAAAGCGGCAAACCGGTGGCGGCTATCTGCCACGCCCCCTGGACGCTGATTGAAACCGGCAAGGTGAAAGGCAGGAAAATGACCAGCTACCACACGTTGAAGACGGACCTGGTAAACGCTGGCGCAAACTGGGTAGACGAAGAAGTGGTAGTGGACCAGGGACTGGTAACCAGCCGCAACCCGGACGACATCCCGGCCTTCAATAAGAAGATGATAGAGGAGTTTGCCGAAGGAAAGCACAACCGCTAG
- a CDS encoding YkvA family protein, which translates to MDNQETAGKQGTEGKKVAQSAIFKKILEKAEVYLKHPTEIAKLITETLKKGTAKKGVGALAGEVWENLQLLTRMIKAASSGDYKGIPPQTMVGGIAVLIYFIMPIDVIPDVIPVIGLLDDASLLAWFMASIKVELDRFKEWEASRPIKVDPQPAQDAQNTDPSFGTPKFSDRTAGDIDIETKNNY; encoded by the coding sequence ATGGATAACCAAGAAACAGCGGGAAAGCAGGGAACAGAGGGAAAGAAAGTAGCACAGAGTGCCATCTTTAAAAAGATACTGGAGAAAGCTGAAGTATACCTGAAGCACCCGACGGAAATTGCAAAGCTGATAACTGAAACGCTGAAGAAGGGCACCGCCAAGAAGGGCGTAGGCGCGCTGGCCGGCGAAGTATGGGAAAACCTGCAGTTGCTGACGCGCATGATAAAGGCTGCCTCTTCAGGTGACTACAAAGGGATTCCGCCGCAAACAATGGTAGGCGGCATCGCGGTGCTAATTTACTTTATCATGCCGATTGATGTGATTCCGGATGTGATTCCGGTGATTGGCCTGCTGGACGATGCCAGCCTGCTGGCTTGGTTTATGGCCAGCATAAAGGTAGAACTGGACCGGTTTAAAGAGTGGGAAGCCTCCCGCCCCATAAAGGTAGACCCGCAGCCAGCACAGGATGCGCAGAACACGGATCCTTCCTTCGGCACGCCTAAGTTCAGCGACCGCACTGCCGGCGACATTGACATCGAGACAAAAAACAACTACTAA
- a CDS encoding C40 family peptidase, whose product MKKSIILSAFALLSLALSYFYEITPAQSATPTETAPLPVITPYAINSAEDMVRVLELNEPLVDEEEHEQFEEYYVKKLGLKFKNPSYRDLVETASKWVGTPYRFGSSSRKGTDCSGFVTSVYRDVYGIELSRSSRSMYADVSRIKKDSVRTGDLVFFRRSAKGPIFHVGIYLKNNKFIHSATNGGVMVSSLSEPYYRNYYYAAGRVN is encoded by the coding sequence ATGAAGAAGTCTATCATACTTAGTGCATTTGCCCTGCTGTCGCTGGCCCTGTCTTACTTCTACGAGATAACGCCGGCACAGTCTGCCACCCCAACTGAAACTGCTCCGCTACCGGTTATAACTCCCTACGCCATAAACTCTGCCGAGGACATGGTGCGCGTGCTGGAGCTGAACGAGCCCCTGGTAGACGAAGAGGAGCACGAGCAGTTTGAAGAGTATTACGTGAAAAAACTTGGCCTCAAGTTCAAGAACCCCTCTTACCGCGATCTGGTAGAAACAGCATCCAAATGGGTAGGCACCCCATATCGCTTCGGCAGCAGCTCCCGAAAAGGCACCGACTGCTCCGGCTTCGTTACCAGCGTTTACCGCGATGTGTATGGCATAGAGCTTAGCCGCAGCTCCCGCTCCATGTATGCCGATGTTTCGCGCATTAAGAAAGACAGCGTGCGCACCGGCGATCTGGTGTTCTTCCGCCGCAGCGCCAAAGGCCCGATCTTTCACGTGGGCATCTACCTCAAAAACAACAAATTCATTCATTCGGCCACAAACGGAGGCGTGATGGTTAGCTCACTTTCGGAGCCCTACTACCGCAACTATTACTACGCCGCCGGCCGCGTAAACTAA
- a CDS encoding PepSY-associated TM helix domain-containing protein, protein MKKSYSLRKLFNDVHLWLGIASGLVLFVVCLSGTIYTFRTEVEEMLEPNKYKVEAGANAQVLSPDALVAKLEQELKGQVVSLEIPQDKALAYRVGVAQKPEAGEHGKKEGAAAPGKKAEAKGGHGGGRPTTYLVNPYTGAVLGTPEGPATEFFSTVMQLHRWLLIDGGVGKMIVGVSTIIFTFLVLTGLVLWWPKKIKNWKQGLKVKTDANWKRINHDLHNTFGFYAFLLLLIMSLTGLCWSFDWYREGLSKVMGAEVFKGRREKPMSTVATADAKDLTLVDYLAKAAPLLPADGDTKISIPADDTTAVVVSKSQAGFFALAASDKVQLDQHNGETLKVELFADKPLNEQIVSLIKPLHLGDVYGTFSKILYFFACLIATSLPVTGTLIWINKLRKKKPAKKAARTAAPVAG, encoded by the coding sequence ATGAAAAAGAGCTATAGCCTGCGAAAGCTTTTCAACGATGTGCACCTCTGGCTGGGCATTGCCAGCGGCTTGGTTTTATTTGTCGTTTGCCTGAGCGGCACCATTTATACTTTCCGCACAGAGGTGGAGGAGATGCTGGAGCCCAACAAGTATAAAGTGGAGGCCGGAGCCAACGCGCAGGTTCTTTCGCCGGATGCGCTTGTCGCCAAACTGGAGCAGGAGTTGAAAGGGCAGGTCGTGTCGCTGGAGATTCCGCAAGATAAAGCGCTTGCCTACCGTGTTGGTGTGGCACAGAAGCCTGAAGCCGGTGAACACGGTAAGAAAGAAGGCGCTGCCGCACCAGGCAAAAAAGCTGAAGCCAAAGGAGGGCATGGCGGTGGCAGACCAACTACCTACCTGGTAAACCCTTACACCGGCGCCGTGCTGGGCACACCTGAGGGCCCGGCCACAGAGTTTTTCTCGACAGTAATGCAGTTGCACCGCTGGCTGCTGATAGACGGTGGCGTAGGCAAAATGATCGTGGGTGTTTCAACTATTATCTTCACGTTTCTGGTGCTGACAGGCCTTGTGCTGTGGTGGCCCAAGAAGATCAAGAACTGGAAGCAGGGCCTTAAGGTTAAAACGGATGCCAATTGGAAGCGCATCAACCACGACCTGCACAACACCTTTGGTTTCTACGCCTTCCTGCTGCTGCTGATCATGTCGTTAACCGGCCTTTGCTGGTCGTTTGATTGGTACCGCGAAGGCCTGAGCAAGGTGATGGGCGCTGAAGTGTTCAAAGGCCGCCGTGAGAAGCCCATGTCTACCGTGGCCACTGCTGATGCAAAAGACCTGACTTTGGTTGATTACCTGGCGAAAGCCGCTCCCCTGCTGCCAGCTGATGGAGATACCAAAATATCTATTCCGGCAGATGACACGACGGCAGTGGTTGTCTCTAAAAGCCAGGCAGGCTTCTTCGCCCTCGCCGCTTCTGACAAAGTACAGCTGGACCAGCACAATGGTGAAACCCTGAAAGTAGAGCTGTTTGCCGACAAGCCTCTGAATGAGCAAATCGTGTCGCTCATCAAGCCGCTGCACCTGGGCGATGTGTATGGTACTTTCTCTAAGATTCTATACTTCTTCGCCTGTCTTATCGCCACCAGCTTGCCCGTTACCGGCACGCTGATCTGGATCAACAAGCTCCGCAAGAAAAAACCAGCGAAGAAAGCCGCCCGTACCGCTGCTCCGGTAGCAGGTTAA
- a CDS encoding DUF6992 family protein: MRKYLCLIPLLLFALTASAQNPQLARFNEQQANTLETGMLVLGGWAILNILISSYQLTKATRNRRYFYQMNLYWNIVNLIIAALALYSILTKDAMAQTLAESVQLHSWYKKILYLNVGLDVAYVLLGTYLKERSRNTPRYEKLQGWGQSVLLQGAFLFFLDLALVVLLEAPANQLFQLIPAA, translated from the coding sequence ATGAGAAAATACCTTTGCCTGATTCCCTTGCTTTTGTTTGCGCTTACCGCCAGTGCACAGAACCCGCAGTTGGCCCGGTTTAACGAGCAGCAGGCAAATACGCTGGAAACAGGCATGCTGGTGCTGGGCGGCTGGGCCATCCTGAACATCCTCATCAGCAGCTACCAACTTACCAAAGCAACCCGCAACCGCAGATACTTTTACCAGATGAACCTGTACTGGAACATCGTGAACCTTATTATAGCTGCGCTTGCCCTTTACAGCATACTTACAAAAGACGCCATGGCGCAAACACTGGCAGAGAGCGTGCAACTGCACAGCTGGTATAAAAAAATACTGTACCTGAATGTGGGCCTGGATGTAGCCTACGTGCTGCTGGGAACTTACCTGAAGGAGCGCTCACGCAACACACCCCGTTACGAGAAACTGCAGGGTTGGGGCCAGTCGGTGCTGCTGCAGGGTGCTTTCCTGTTTTTCCTCGATCTGGCTTTGGTTGTTTTGTTGGAGGCTCCTGCCAACCAGCTGTTCCAACTTATCCCGGCAGCCTGA
- a CDS encoding M48 family metallopeptidase, with the protein MSSSFLRLSSVNLHIDGIGKVLFERSDKAKRLSISVRPLKGVRVAVPPHITFEKAEQLIYTKADWIKEHQERMQQHEQQVTVYDQNSEFKTRHHTLRLLTHARYDMRCVIQNGYINVFYPAFKEVDAPDVQKFVRKCIEDAYRKEAKQYLPQRVAYFAEKFGFEYQNVFIKCAKSRWGSCSHTNNINLNLHLMRLPDALCDYVILHELAHTVEKNHGPGFWSLLDSVCGNSKALDTKLKAYRITIF; encoded by the coding sequence TTGTCATCATCATTCTTACGTCTTAGCTCCGTAAACCTTCACATCGACGGAATAGGGAAAGTGCTGTTCGAGCGAAGCGACAAGGCCAAGCGCCTGAGCATCAGTGTACGCCCGCTTAAGGGAGTGCGTGTTGCGGTGCCGCCCCACATCACCTTCGAGAAAGCCGAGCAGCTTATCTACACCAAAGCCGATTGGATAAAGGAGCACCAGGAGCGCATGCAGCAGCATGAGCAGCAGGTAACCGTTTACGACCAGAACAGCGAGTTCAAGACCAGGCACCACACGCTGCGCCTGCTCACACATGCCAGGTACGACATGCGCTGCGTTATCCAGAACGGATACATCAACGTGTTTTACCCTGCCTTCAAGGAGGTAGATGCGCCGGACGTGCAGAAGTTTGTGCGCAAGTGCATTGAGGATGCGTACCGCAAGGAGGCCAAGCAGTATTTGCCGCAGCGCGTCGCTTACTTTGCCGAGAAATTTGGCTTTGAATACCAGAACGTGTTCATTAAGTGCGCCAAAAGCCGTTGGGGCAGTTGCTCCCACACAAACAACATCAACCTGAACCTGCACCTGATGCGCCTGCCCGATGCCCTCTGCGATTACGTGATCCTGCACGAGCTGGCACACACAGTGGAGAAGAACCACGGCCCTGGATTCTGGTCGCTGCTCGATAGCGTTTGCGGCAACTCCAAAGCGCTGGACACAAAATTGAAGGCTTACCGCATCACCATCTTCTAA
- a CDS encoding porin family protein gives MKKQLLLALLMIFSVTGYAQIEGPNPVNQNHNLFSRSPNSGIGIKGGVNFSNVHGSDADIYGETNNFTSFHAGIFAQFAISEEFFSIQPELLYTRRGFERQDSVFRFDYLEVPVLAVFNISDSFSAHLGPQVGVMMSSKQEDKEIDLEPYNTFDYGLAAGLEARFLERLRVGARYVHSFADLRKEDDNGNSIDQNIKTGVIQVYLGISL, from the coding sequence ATGAAAAAGCAACTGTTACTCGCGCTACTGATGATCTTTTCAGTGACGGGTTATGCACAGATAGAAGGTCCTAACCCGGTAAACCAAAACCATAACTTGTTCAGCAGGTCACCTAACTCAGGTATCGGTATAAAAGGCGGCGTCAACTTCTCGAACGTGCACGGCAGCGATGCCGATATCTATGGCGAAACAAACAATTTCACGTCTTTTCACGCTGGTATCTTTGCCCAGTTTGCCATCAGCGAGGAATTCTTCTCTATTCAGCCCGAGCTGCTTTATACCCGCAGGGGCTTTGAGCGGCAGGACTCGGTTTTCAGGTTCGACTACCTTGAAGTGCCTGTACTGGCCGTGTTCAATATTTCCGACAGTTTCAGCGCACACCTTGGCCCGCAGGTGGGGGTGATGATGTCATCCAAGCAGGAGGACAAGGAAATTGACCTGGAGCCCTACAACACGTTTGACTATGGCCTTGCCGCTGGCCTGGAGGCACGTTTTCTGGAGCGCCTGAGGGTAGGAGCACGCTACGTCCACAGCTTTGCCGACCTGCGCAAGGAAGACGACAACGGCAACAGCATCGACCAGAATATAAAGACGGGGGTGATACAGGTGTACCTGGGCATCAGCCTATAG